The following is a genomic window from Nitrosomonas communis.
AAAGGATCAGAGTACTGGATAAATTTAAATCAGGCGCTGATATATCAAAAGTAGCTTAATCCATTTAAATGGGGTATTCATCAAAGCCCAAATTTTTGCTTTTCTGATTCTTTTTCTAATTTTTAAAATCCAAGGAGTCAATATGCCTATCACCGTTAATGTGCCCACAATTTTGAGACCTCTAACCCAGAACCAAAAGATGATCGAAATCGAGGGCTCAAGCGTTCTGGAGCTTATAGAACACATCGAACAACAGTATCCCGGATTTAAAGAAAAACTGATCTCTAACGGAAAAGAACATCATTTCATCAATATATACGTGAATGATGATGATATTCGCTTTGGCGAGGGTCTTTCTACCCAACTGAAAGACGGAGACACATTGACTATTCTACCTGCCGTTGCCGGTGGGCAAGAAAAGATTAATTGCTAGTTTATAAAGGCGGTAAATATGAATAGACCACTAACTAACTGTACAATCAGTGGTTTTCCAGAGACAGTACTTCCTGATTTTTCTGCTGTTG
Proteins encoded in this region:
- a CDS encoding MoaD family protein, with the protein product MPITVNVPTILRPLTQNQKMIEIEGSSVLELIEHIEQQYPGFKEKLISNGKEHHFINIYVNDDDIRFGEGLSTQLKDGDTLTILPAVAGGQEKINC